A single genomic interval of Pochonia chlamydosporia 170 chromosome 7, whole genome shotgun sequence harbors:
- a CDS encoding SWR1-complex protein 4 (similar to Nectria haematococca mpVI 77-13-4 XP_003051185.1), whose amino-acid sequence MTSSDVRDVLNLGDGSSGPRPTKKQKIGQPKPNLKGLAREVLNLGGDNPVSIIPASNQFKKRRLASRKPAARWELRQFRNSGRDDGSLILRHWRRADTKGLDASGGDGQRPEGQQDGQSEMQGQEYDEDKKEGVERELEDSAFAKFNVRIQVPQYSQDQYHVSLQSDYWTKEETDYLMEMASDFDLRWPLIWDRYEYQPPATNGAADADGDESKAIVPATRPRSVEDLKARYYEVAAKMMAAQKPVQYMTQQEYALHETMAHFNPKQEKLRKEFAMNTMSRSKEEAREEESLLLEIKRIMARNERFNEERRELYNRLDYPRAETDINTFKSSAGLQTLLQNLMTADKTKKRKSIMGTDSPAGGAAGAAPGAAQPATATESGKRDSAAVSNAATRESTAATSTPTAASKKAQQQQEKQQPPERRKLNSQEEAVYGVTHHDRLGSGPTFRTEKINKLFSHKSNQQQMRINNTLNELDVPAKLAMPTSATTLQYEQLLAAVNSLLDARKVSDKLDGEIKIEQAKKAERERIHGPPPSEKGDTSTSGQTKTEDEVKKPDDGPPSSEDQPDADNKASSGEPGEDKAEDAEDAKDGQTSSEEVENAAEESTPKPGQDQEATEKPVDVEREREKSARPGSSSGLHKRSASVLSTVSDKSAKRQKK is encoded by the coding sequence ATGACATCCTCTGATGTGCGCGACGTTCTCAACCTAGGAGACGGCTCCTCAGGCCCCCGACcgacgaagaagcagaaaatcGGACAACCAAAGCCCAACCTCAAAGGTCTGGCCAGAGAAGTGCTCAATCTCGGCGGCGACAACCCCGTGTCGATAATACCAGCCTCGAACCAATTCAAAAAGAGGCGGCTGGCGAGCCGCAAACCCGCTGCGAGGTGGGAGCTTCGACAATTTCGCAACTCAGGGCGCGACGATGGGTCGTTGATTTTGCGACACTGGCGAAGGGCAGATACCAAGGGCCTTGATGCATCTGGCGGCGACGGCCAACGGCCTGAGGGGCAGCAGGATGGACAGTCGGAGATGCAGGGACAGGAATACGATGAGGATAAGAAGGAGGGTGTAGAGCGCGAGTTGGAGGATTCCGCATTTGCTAAGTTCAACGTGCGGATTCAAGTGCCACAGTACTCTCAAGATCAGTACCACGTCTCGCTGCAGAGTGACTACTGGACCAAGGAAGAAACAGATTAtttgatggagatggcgagCGATTTCGATCTCCGCTGGCCGCTCATCTGGGATCGATACGAGTACCAGCCGCCTGCGACGAATGGTGCGGCCGACGCGGACGGGGATGAGAGTAAGGCCATTGTCCCGGCTACGCGGCCTCGGTCGGTGGAGGATCTGAAGGCGAGGTATTACGAGGTggcggcgaagatgatggcggcCCAGAAGCCAGTGCAGTACATGACACAGCAGGAGTATGCGCTGCATGAGACAATGGCGCATTTCAACCCCAAGCAGGAGAAGCTGCGGAAGGAATTTGCGATGAACACCATGTCACGGtcgaaggaggaggcgagAGAGGAAGAgtctctgctgctggagatCAAACGGATCATGGCAAGGAATGAGCGGTTCAATGAGGAGAGGAGGGAATTGTACAACCGGTTGGATTATCCCAGGGCAGAAACGGATATCAACACATTCAAGTCGTCGGCTGGGTTGCAGACTTTGCTCCAGAATCTCATGACCGCTGACaagacaaagaagagaaaatcCATCATGGGCACTGACAGTCCGGCCGGTGGCGCGGCCGGTGCAGCGCCAGGCGCAGCACAACCCGCAACAGCGACAGAATCTGGCAAGCGAGACAGCGCGGCGGTGTCTAATGCTGCTACTCGCGAGTCTACAGCTGCAACATCAACGCCCACCGCGGCGAGCAAGAAggctcagcaacaacaagagaAGCAACAGCCTCCTGAGCGGAGGAAGCTCAACAGCCAAGAAGAGGCAGTGTATGGTGTTACACATCACGACCGACTTGGTTCAGGGCCTACGTTCCGAACCGAAAAGATCAACAAACTTTTCTCACACAAGTCCAATCAACAACAGATGCGTATTAATAATACCCTCAACGAATTGGATGTCcccgccaagttggcaatgCCAACTTCTGCAACGACTTTGCAATATGAACAGCTCCTGGCTGCTGTCAATAGTCTTCTAGACGCAAGAAAGGTGTCAGACAAACTCGATGGCGAGATCAAGATCGAACAAGCCAAAAAGGCGGAGCGTGAGAGGATCCACGGACCTCCGCCTTCTGAGAAGGGAGATACCTCAACGAGCGGACAGACCAAGACTGAGGACGAGGTCAAAAAACCTGATGACGGCCCCCCCTCTTCTGAAGATCAGCCAGATGCCGACAACAAGGCTAGTAGTGGTGAGCCAGGTGAGGACAAGGCCGAAGATGCCGAAGATGCCAAAGATGGACAGACATCGTCCGAGGAAGTTGAGAATGCAGCGGAAGAATCAACCCCCAAACCaggacaagaccaagagGCCACTGAAAAGCCAGTAGATGTTGAGCGGGAACGGGAAAAGAGTGCTCGACCAGGAAGCAGCAGCGGTCTCCATAAACGAAGTGCCAGTGTATTGAGCACCGTGAGCGACAAGAGCGCCAAACGACAAAAGAAATAA
- a CDS encoding casein kinase I isoform gamma-1 (similar to Aspergillus terreus NIH2624 XP_001212090.1), producing the protein MASSSSNVVGVHYRVGKKIGEGSFGVIFEGTNLLNNQQVAIKFEPRKSDAPQLRDEYRTYKILVGCPGIPNVYYFGQEGLHNILVIDLLGPSLEDLFDHCGRRFTIKTVVMVAKQMLSRVQTIHEKNLIYRDIKPDNFLIGRPGTKASNVIHVVDFGMAKQYRDPKTKQHIPYRERKSLSGTARYMSINTHLGREQSRRDDLEALGHVFMYFLRGGLPWQGLKAATNKQKYEKIGEKKQTTAIKDLCEGFPEEFSKYLTYVRNLGFEDTPDYDYLRELFSQALKNTGEVEDGEYDWMKITKDSGKGWDMKSHGAGYLHNPNVRPGPSQMELHSGHRPGNTNSHQQAQNLTVGRLNAAQPPPPSPIKPMGNRKDRPSGLGATAQRASGVGGLRGDLGTPAGSTQAQFQNSTQNLPQRGQQQSPMVAAGQPNPRPVEPQPSGFQKFMKTICCG; encoded by the exons AtggcctcgtcgtcttccaaCGTTGTCGGTGTGCACTATCGTGTAGGAAAGAAGATTGGAGAGGGTTCTTTTGGTGTCATCTTTGAGGGAACCAACCTGTTGAACAACCAACAGGTGGCCATCAAATTC GAACCTCGCAAGAGTGACGCTCCTCAACTCCGAGATGAGTACCGCACATACAAAATCCTCGTCGGATGCC CCGGCATCCCCAATGTCTACTACTTCGGACAAGAGGGCCTTCACAACATTCTGGTGATTGACTTACTAGGGCCGTCTCTCGAAGATCTCTTTGACCACTGCGGACGCCGTTTCACCATCAAGACTGTTGTCATGGTTGCCAAGCAGATGCTGTCTCGAGTCCAGACAATCCACGAGAAGAACCTGATTTACCGTGACATCAAGCCCGACAACTTCTTGATTGGCCGTCCTGGCACCAAAGCCTCCAATGTCATCCACGTCGTCGACTTTGGCATGGCCAAGCAATACCGCGATCCCAAGACCAAGCAGCATATTCCTTACAGAGAACGCAAATCTTTATCAGGAACCGCTAGATATATGAGCATTAATACTCACCTGGGCCGTGAACAGTCCCGACGAGATGACCTCGAGGCTCTTGGCCACGTCTTCATGTATTTCCTGCGGGGCGGTCTGCCTTGGCAGGGTCTCAAGGCTGCTACCAACAAGCAAAAGTATGAGAagattggcgagaagaagcagacCACCGCAATCAAAGACCTTTGCGAGGGCTTCCCCGAAGAATTCTCTAAATACCTGACATATGTCCGAAATCTCGGATTCGAAGATACCCCCGACTACGATTACCTCCGCGAGCTCTTTTCTCAAGCGCTAAAGAACACTGGTGAGGTCGAAGATGGAGAGTACGACTGGATGAAGATTACCAAGGATTCGGGAAAGGGATGGGACATGAAGAGCCATGGAGCTGGCTACCTCCACAACCCAAACGTTCGTCCCGGCCCTTCTCAAATGGAACTGCACAGTGGCCATCGTCCTGGGAATACCAACTCTCACCAGCAAGCACAGAATCTCACTGTCGGCCGTTTAAACGCCGCACAACCCCCCCCTCCGTCACCGATCAAACCGATGGGCAACAGGAAAGATCGGCCAAGCGGCCTCGGCGCCACGGCGCAGAGGGCCAGCGGCGTGGGGGGTCTCCGAGGCGATTTGGGTACACCGGCTGGCTCGACTCAAGCCCAGTTCCAGAACAGCACCCAGAACCTGCCTCAGAGAGGGCAGCAACAGAGCCCCATGGTGGCAGCAGGCCAACCCAACCCTCGACCCGTTGAGCCTCAGCCTAGCGGCTTCCAGAAGTTCATGAAGACTATCTGCTGTGGTTAG
- a CDS encoding Pentatricopeptide repeat protein (similar to Metarhizium robertsii ARSEF 23 XP_007819114.1) produces the protein MRAACLCRASCSKLGRSPRGQPIVRPTLETSQRRLFTAYAPRLLADVSPSVSTSQTHHIFQADAGLQAKHTSLLDESSDLSSNLSKLESNHSTVDESKGKHKSHKRPLQNDLKKPTNGGHASRFRNAGSQSRSSSRQKQSRLKSRRARVGRTQRDSIRPETYVQWGFIRHQHSGNELLAARKAFRLWKVKVRHLLQKSEPDWPWKQDAQWLVEYNTVAGMRSAWQELDIQARKQQWPRIMLSTMRLYPAKAGMVLEATLDPWPPGYAIHDVLLFIVQRLDPAKAKNIRQRTLEAEEAADLLHKVMTDSPKQHVPLSQRLFGLFAKKLPSEQVFELFSLLRRSGFKLHANTLIHFASTLAKHPAHKEHAFEILKALSESGADLNEARPSSVITSLLHCQVPEGAESTQGNSFSHKDALQYFIERGFTLNLLSATAFLDTLTQQGEIDEAIRLALLFSESGIRLDRKAWATLFRGAKTSRKVETVAKALDVAKVADVPFVEVLNNALHSVFHFAEMEGRERRREVPSGPALFATLLRIFAKKFDMEPLQWWLPDSLPLLLAQGTGNQSLVPNDSSQTRWQFDVTIVPFVDQLFSSGGDTKLKPNLTTIAIMMRAYIRSLRGPYDLMAYYQFFKSRLEEQGKNASLPSASRLIQNQGTLIHDTIIFAMTEHKELSRPALQVFGDMLKDHHYSNNGDVAKAHVGKDGLVASRPIHPAPTVLTFSILLRGLLKNHDKMLARQVIQVMREHGIGPNRVTWNTLTSGYATMQDVPKTVSTLQDMEAAGFKPDVYTFKAFARLKNQEKALQMMEQVIDTNRQKMVEEELHD, from the coding sequence ATGCGAGCAGCCTGCCTTTGTCGAGCCAGCTGTTCGAAGCTTGGTCGCTCACCTCGAGGACAGCCGATCGTTCGTCCAACGTTGGAAACGTCGCAACGGCGTCTTTTTACAGCCTATGCTCCAAGACTATTAGCGGATGTGTCGCCAAGCGTCTCTACAAGCCAGACACATCACATTTTTCAGGCCGATGCCGGACTCCAGGCCAAACACACCAGCCTTTTAGATGAATCCTCGGATCTTTCGTCAAACCTCAGCAAACTAGAATCAAATCATTCCACCGTCGATGaaagcaaaggcaaacaCAAGTCTCACAAAAGGCCACTGCAAAACGATTTAAAGAAACCAACAAATGGTGGCCACGCATCCCGGTTTCGGAACGCAGGCTCACAATCAAGATCGTCCAGTCGACAGAAGCAGAGCCGATTAAAATCCCGTAGAGCAAGGGTTGGCAGAACGCAAAGGGACAGCATTCGACCAGAAACGTATGTACAATGGGGCTTTATCCGACATCAACACTCGGGCAATGAACTGCTAGCCGCGCGGAAGGCGTTTCGATTGTGGAAAGTGAAGGTGAGGCACTTGCTTCAAAAGTCTGAGCCCGACTGGCCTTGGAAGCAGGACGCCCAGTGGCTAGTGGAGTATAACACTGTTGCAGGCATGCGCTCGGCCTGGCAGGAACTGGACATCCAAGCTCGAAAACAGCAGTGGCCGCGAATCATGCTCTCGACGATGCGTCTTTACCCTGCGAAGGCAGGCATGGTTCTTGAGGCCACACTAGACCCATGGCCACCCGGGTATGCGATTCACGACGTGTTGCTCTTCATAGTTCAACGTCTTGATCCGGCCAAAGCGAAGAATATTCGCCAGAGAACACtggaagctgaagaagcggCGGATTTGCTGCACAAAGTGATGACGGACAGCCCCAAACAGCATGTACCGCTCAGTCAAAGGCTTTTCGGGTTATTTGCGAAGAAGTTACCCAGTGAACAGGTATTCGAGTTGTTTTCCTTGCTTCGGCGGTCAGGGTTCAAGCTTCATGCAAATACCTTGATACACTTTGCCAGCACATTGGCGAAACACCCAGCCCATAAGGAACATGCTTTTGAAATACTAAAGGCGTTATCAGAGAGCGGAGCCGATCTGAACGAAGCCCGGCCATCGAGTGTTATCACTTCGTTGCTTCACTGTCAAGTTCCAGAGGGAGCAGAATCAACCCAAggcaacagcttctctcACAAAGATGCGCTTCAATATTTTATAGAACGAGGCTTTACATTGAACCTGCTCAGCGCCACAGCGTTTCTTGACACCCTCACCCAGCAAGGGGAAATCGACGAGGCGATACGGCTCGCTTTGCTCTTCTCTGAATCCGGCATTCGACTGGACAGGAAGGCATGGGCTACGCTGTTCAGAGGAGCAAAAACCAGTCGCAAGGTTGAGACAGTTGCCAAAGCGCTAGACGTAGCCAAGGTGGCTGATGTTCCATTCGTGGAGGTGCTGAACAATGCTCTACATAGCGTCTTCCACTTTGCCGAGATGGAagggagggagaggaggcGCGAAGTTCCTTCTGGCCCGGCGCTTTTTGCAACTCTTTTGCGCATCTTTGCCAAAAAGTTCGATATGGAACCGCTTCAGTGGTGGTTGCCAGATTCTCTGCCACTACTTTTGGCGCAAGGTACTGGCAACCAGAGTCTCGTACCTAACGACTCGTCACAGACAAGATGGCAGTTTGACGTCACCATTGTTCCTTTTGTTGATCAGCTGTTTTCTTCCGGCGGCGACACGAAGCTGAAACCAAACTTGACGACAATTGCAATCATGATGCGAGCCTATATCAGAAGCCTAAGAGGGCCATATGATCTGATGGCATATTATCAGTTCTTCAAATCCAGATTAGAAGAGCAGGGCAAGAATGCGTCTCTTCCGTCAGCATCCCGACTTATTCAAAACCAAGGCACTCTCATTCacgacaccatcatcttcgccatgACTGAGCACAAGGAGCTTTCGCGGCCCGCGCTCCAGGTCTTTGGTGACATGCTTAAGGACCACCATTACTCGAATAACGGAGATGTGGCGAAAGCTCACGTAGGAAAAGATGGGCTAGTTGCGAGTCGGCCAATCCACCCAGCACCGACGGTGTTGACATTTTCAATCCTGCTGCGGGGTTTGTTGAAGAATCATGATAAAATGTTAGCACGACAAGTCATTCAAGTTATGCGAGAGCACGGCATCGGACCCAATCGAGTGACGTGGAACACACTGACAAGTGGCTATGCCACCATGCAAGATGTTCCCAAGACGGTCAGCACGTtgcaggacatggaggcagcaGGGTTCAAACCCGATGTCTATACATTCAAAGCGTTTGCGCGGTTGAAAAATCAAGAGAAGGCGCTCCAGATGATGGAGCAGGTGATTGATACGAATAGACAGaagatggtggaggaggaactCCATGACTAA
- a CDS encoding C6 zinc finger domain-containing protein (similar to Cordyceps militaris CM01 XP_006666146.1): protein MSAFTALNGGSPKANEVPVESSERTFSGDERAQAPGKSYGRRSPEANASRNDTWQGKTTDRQPYPTVHYPEGEGPNKRKRSNSAELRRDSTAQERTPDGTPGGHRNDAREAYGTPQRESRHYGDDQREKESSWRSQQKSREERNGYDSQQNSATSPRGQTEEQIGDALRRATGHMDHSDYGNNSPDAEDRSGVAYGSPYGTEHRSDSIIQHDPKKRKRNFSNRTKTGCLTCRKRKKKCDEQKPECINCIRGGFLCAGYPPQRGAGWSKQDAKAPAVPLESKDPSYVPPGAYGMPQHSTYGPQPVKREPLPHYRGQILRIDPPQGRPLVVTDDDRPTASTISTMTSASATSPENKLSAIPYTPGNVFPTPVSANTQPPPFGERMSKDYQRVPPLHDLSRGNEPETPHPGNHLPQINILHPTRTSSPTPHTQTSSSNAQVAAQLALSHSQYPQRRTQKEEMLSGRNFYPFDKELCLERERCAAACWRFNNLTTPPTNGVSPDERARLFLEILQPRDPVRVSPTEASPVTNVGRVGRHVAVETPFTCDYGYNISIGHHVVIGRNCTINDVCEVKIGDNCVIGPNVSVFTTSLPIDPKKRQGGQGPQFGRGITIEQDCWIGGGAIILPGRTIGKGSTVGAGSIVTKDVPPFTVVAGNPARVLRGIGIAP, encoded by the exons ATGTCTGCATTCACAGCTTTGAACGGCGGCTCTCCCAAGGCAAATGAAGTGCCTGTCGAGAGCTCAGAAAGAACATTTTCTGGGGATGAACGAGCTCAAGCACCAGGAAAATCTTACGGCCGTAGGTCGCCAGAGGCCAATGCCAGTCGCAATGACACTTGGCAGGGAAAAACTACCGATCGTCAACCCTATCCAACCGTACACTATCCAGAGGGCGAAGGACCGAACAAGCGCAAGCGATCCAATTCTGCCGAGCTAAGACGTGACAGCACAGCCCAGGAGCGCACTCCGGATGGGACGCCCGGAGGACACCGCAATGATGCCCGCGAGGCGTATGGTACGCCGCAACGAGAAAGCAGGCACTATGGTGACGACCAGAGAGAGAAGGAATCCTCATGGAGGAGTCAACAAAAATCACGggaagaaagaaatggaTATGATTCACAACAGAATTCAGCTACATCCCCAAGAGGACAAACCGAGGAACAGATTGGCGACGCTCTCAGAAGGGCCACTGGCCATATGGACCACAGTGACTATGGAAACAACAGCCCTGATGCCGAAGATCGATCCGGGGTTGCCTATGGCAGCCCCTATGGAACTGAACACAGATCCGATTCCATTATTCAACATGACCCTAAAAAGCGAAAGAGAAATTTCAGCAACCGGACCAAGACAGGCTGTTTGACATGTCGCAAACGAAAGAAAAAATGCGACGAGCAAAAGCCTGAAT GCATCAATTGTATTCGTGGAGGATTTCTTTGTGCCGGATACCCACCGCAGCGGGGAGCCGGATGGTCAAAGCAGGATGCAAAAGCACCAGCGGTACCCCTCGAATCAAAGGATCCTTCGTATGTTCCTCCTGGAGCATACGGCATGCCACAGCATAGCACATACGGACCGCAACCAGTGAAAAGGGAACCGCTACCCCATTATCGCGGCCAGATCCTTCGCATAGACCCCCCACAAGGCCGGCCTCTGGTCGTCACGGATGATGACcgaccaacagcatcaacaatATCAACAATGACAAGCGCGTCTGCTACAAGTCCAGAGAATAAATTATCCGCCATTCCTTACACTCCTGGCAATGTTTTCCCTACTCCAGTCAGCGCCAATACTCAACCTCCCCCATTTGGAGAAAGGATGTCGAAAGATTACCAAAGAGTGCCTCCTCTGCATGACCTCAGCAGAGGAAATGAGCCCGAGACACCACACCCCGGGAATCACCTACCCCAAATCAATATTTTGCATCCAACCCGTACGAGCAGTCCAACACCGCATACccagacatcatcgtcaaatGCTCAAGTTGCAGCGCAGTTGGCCTTGTCTCACTCCCAATATCCCCAGAGGAGAACGCAGAAGGAGGAAATGCTATCTGGCCGCAACTTTTATCCTTTTGATAAAGAGCTGTGCTTAGAACGGGAACGCTGtgctgctgcatgttggCGATTCAACAACTTGACTACACCACCTACGAACGGAGTGTCTCCTGACGAACGTGCCCGCTTGTTTTTGGAAATCCTGCAGCCCCGAGACCCTGTGCGAGTTTCCCCTACGGAGGCATCTCCTGTCACCAACGTGGGCCGTGTCGGCCGGCATGTCGCCGTTGAGACGCCATTCACCTGTGACTATGGCTACAATATCTCTATTGGTCACCATGTGGTCATTGGGCGAAATTGTACCATTAACGATGTTTGTGAGGTGAAGATCGGGGACAATTGTGTGATTGGACCCAACGTCAGTGTTTTTACCACGTCGCTACCCATTGACCCTAAGAAACGTCAAGGCGGCCAGGGCCCTCAATTTGGACGAGGCATTACAATTGAGCAAGACTGCTGGATAGGAGGCGGTGCCATCATTTTACCCGGCCGAACCATTGGCAAGGGCAGTACCGTGGGAGCCGGATCTATCGTTACCAAG GATGTGCCACCGTTcactgttgttgctggcaacCCGGCTCGTGTTCTACGAGGAATCGGCATAGCGCCATAG
- a CDS encoding ERP1 protein precursor (similar to Metarhizium acridum CQMa 102 XP_007810232.1) — MKGLLPLLGLASAAQALYFYVDGASPKCFFEELPKDTLVVGHYSAEEYDDRINAWQQHNGISIYISVDEVFDNDHRIVSQRGSSSGRFTFTAHEAGDHKICFVPSSTSGRSSWLSAHGPNGGIKMKLDLVIGDTGQIESSDKDKLQDITSRIKDLNARLNDIRREQVFQREREADFRDQSESTNARVIRWIIIQLVVIGITCAWQLSHLRSFFIKQKLT, encoded by the exons ATGAAAGGCCTCCTCCCGCTCCTGGGTCTGGCATCCGCCGCCCAAGCCCTCTACTTCTATGTGGACGGCGCCTCGCCAAAATGCTTCTTCGAAGAGTTGCCCAAGGATACCCTCGTTGTAGGCCACTACTCTGCCGAAGAGTACGACGACCGCATCAACGCCTGGCAGCAGCACAacggcatctccatctaCATTTCCGTAGAC GAGGTGTTTGACAATGACCACCGGATCGTCTCCCAGCGaggctcctcctccggcCGCTTCACCTTCACGGCCCACGAAGCCGGCGACCACAAGATCTGCTTCGTGCCGTCATCTACGTCCGGTCGATCCTCGTGGCTGAGTGCTCACGGTCCCAACGGCggcatcaagatgaagctcgATCTCGTTATCGGCGACACGGGCCAGATTGAGAGCagcgacaaggacaagttgcaGGATATTACGTCGCGTATCAAGGACCTCAATGCCAGATTGAACGATATCCGTCGTGAGCAGGTCTTCCAGAGA GAGCGTGAAGCCGACTTCAGAGACCAGTCCGAGTCTACCAACGCCCGTGTCATTCGATGGATCATTATCCAGCTCGTCGTTATTGGAATCACGTGCGCTTGGCAACTGTCACATCTCCGatccttcttcatcaagcagaAGCTTACGTAG
- a CDS encoding fungal specific transcription factor domain-containing protein (similar to Togninia minima UCRPA7 XP_007914917.1): MPEPKLTPFTTVFRADETHRIRRNRSAVSCTACQRRKSKCDRQQPCSACVKRNDVASCHFEKTPTSGSGNKKELQARLSKLEQMVKGFASDAPTNPAQSSHSGSYGISEEGDDHRSSDHTVLKGLNTADGVESSYHGATSWAALMSGIRDIQTLLAADGSYDAEDEYVEEYSEDPDLLLGGIPSITIEEVIHSLPSRQDADRLITAYFNARFVALPYIHAHQFRRRYEAFWQNPQSLDFLWISILFSVFAFGSSVVQTSSPTTLPTVASAKFYLSKSAQCLIAGHYLRAKPYAVEAVIIHAHCRNVHKVDSDSTLWSIYGIAVRLAQKRGYHRDPRAIALQLSPFEAEMRRRVWFVIQSSDVLFSFQHGMPSIIDDGLCDTLPPSNLTDEDFDEDSLALPAPRPPTDPIPILAYANKATLARIMRRVVRNALCVETQPYSQVVTLQKDHEKWYAALPPCLKIRTIAETSFTDQNYTIMHRLMLEMMYLKSLCVLHRPYLSKHKTDPKYDSSRQICRDSAVKILNHHVEFDLAMRPGGRMYDDRHMVASLTYHHFLMAAMVLCIDLSETSDYSFEDRSSRIQLLHSIHSIWAARASESRDAKYASQVLRAVLNNVDTPSTTTSSGATPSTSTETSSAAISDANPDFTLPIYDPSFSAMSMNFDDFPRIDTLFGNGTESVDWRSLDQYLRMNHSLIDLDTWDA; the protein is encoded by the exons ATGCCAGAACCAAAACTAACCCCCTTCACAACCGTTTTCCGTGCCGACGAAACCCACCGGATAAGGCGCAACCGCTCTGCCGTCTCATGCACCGCCTGCCAACGGCGCAAGTCAAAATGTGACCGTCAACAACCATGCAGCGCCTGCGTCAAGCGCAACGACGTCGCCTCCTGTCATTTTGAAAAGACGCCcaccagcggcagcggcaatAAGAAGGAATTACAGGCCAGATTGTCCAAGCTAGAGCAGATGGTCAAGGGATTCGCATCAGATGCTCCTACAAATCCAGCACAGAGCAGCCACAGTGGCAGTTATGGCATTTctgaagaaggagatgatCACAGATCTTCTGATCACACGGTTTTAAAGGGACTGAACACGGCGGACGGTGTTGAATCTTCTTATCATGGGGCTACGTCTTGGGCGGCGCTTATGAGTGGGATCCGGGACATCCAGACACTCCTTGCGGCAGATGGATCGTACGACGCGGAGGATGAGTATGTGGAGGAGTATTCCGAGGATCCAGACTTGTTGCTGGGAGGAATTCCGTCCATCACGATTGAAGAAGTCATCCATAGTCTTCCGTCGCGGCAGGACGCAGATAGGCTTATAACAGCCTACTTCAACGCACGATTCGTCGCCCTGCCGTACATCCACGCCCACCAGTTCCGGCGACGCTACGAGGCATTCTGGCAGAACCCGCAATCCCTCGACTTCCTCTGGATAAGCATCctcttctccgtctttgcctttggctcGAGCGTCGTCCAAACATCCTCGCCGACGACACTTCCCACCGTCGCCAGCGCCAAATTCTACCTATCCAAGTCGGCGCAATGCCTCATCGCGGGCCACTACCTCCGCGCAAAGCCATACGCCGTCGAggccgtcatcatccacgcTCACTGCCGCAACGTCCACAAGGTCGATTCCGATTCCACCCTGTGGTCGATATACGGCATCGCCGTGCGCCTCGCCCAAAAGAGAGGATACCACCGCGACCCGCGCGCCATCGCCCTCCAGCTCAGTCCCTTTGAAGCCGAGATGCGCCGCCGCGTCTGGTTCGTCATCCAGTCGTCGGACgtgctcttctcctttcaGCACGGAATGCCGTCCATCATTGACGACGGCCTCTGCGACACCCTCCCGCCATCCAACCTCACCGACGAGGACTTTGACGAAGATTCCCTCGCTCTCCCTGCCCCTCGGCCACCCACGGatcccatccccatcctcgcATACGCCAACAAGGCTACTCTCGCCCGTATCATGCGCCGCGTCGTCCGCAATGCCCTCTGCGTAGAGACCCAACCCTACTCTCAGGTCGTCACACTGCAAAAGGACCATGAAAAGTGGTACGCCGCTCTGCCCCCGTGCCTCAAGATTCGAACCATTGCCGAAACTTCATTCACCGACCAAAACTACACCATCATGCACCGTCTCATGCTGGAAATGATGTATCTCAAAAGTCTGTGTGTTCTACATAGACCCTATCTGAGCAAGCACAAAACGGACCCCAAATACGACTCCTCCCGCCAAATCTGCCGAGACTCCGCCGTCAAGATCCTAAACCACCACGTGGAATTCGACTTGGCGATGCGACCTGGCGGCAGAATGTACGACGATAGACATATGGTCGCCAGCCTGACATACCACCACTTTctcatggcagccatggttCTCTGCATCGACCTGAGTGAGACGTCCGACTACAG CTTCGAAGACCGCTCCTCACgcatccagctcctccacTCCATCCACTCCATCTGGGCCGCCCGCGCATCCGAGTCCAGAGACGCAAAATACGCATCCCAAGTCCTCCGCGCGGTCCTCAACAACGTCGACAccccatccaccaccacctcctccggcGCTACaccctccacctccaccgaAACCTCCAGCGCAGCCATATCCGACGCGAACCCCGACTTCACGCTCCCCATATACGATCCCAGCTTCTCCGCAATGTCCATGAACTTTGACGACTTCCCCCGCATAGACACcctctttggcaacggcaccGAATCCGTAGACTGG CGCTCGCTAGACCAATACCTCCGCATGAACCACTCCCTCATTGACCTCGACACCTGGGACGCCTAA